The proteins below are encoded in one region of Lepisosteus oculatus isolate fLepOcu1 chromosome 10, fLepOcu1.hap2, whole genome shotgun sequence:
- the LOC138216043 gene encoding collagen alpha-6(VI) chain-like isoform X1, which produces MSEDVTPQVFERMRNIAVNLLQDLTISESNCPTGARVAVVSYSSTTKYLIRFSDYHRKKQLIEAINKIPPMRTTSRRNIGAAMRFVARNVFKRVRQGVLMRKVAIFISNGASQEATPIVTAALEFKALDITPVVIAFRNVPNVRRAFEADESGSFMVSVLEEAQDQSPELYRVRQCALCYDPCSPSVVCQSFKSIPIPLRMDLDLALVVDSSRNVPTDQYDGVKELLSSILDQLDVSSQPGTSDRGARVALVQHSTLNYPPRRGEEPVKIEFDLLRYRNRDLMKRHIHKNMRQTGGLSCTEHAVEWVIHNIMLKSSRPRPTKVIFTVIGEETNVWDQAKLDHIALLAQCEGVTLFTLSLGRQSNVTAVEKLASVPLEQHLLCLGEAKHGGIEYAQRFTQGFIRILNSGINTYPPPDVQRKCESLQKWFHSKGIPGEYLEGGSGGRDLHGLYHHLDEETGEQEQYVTEFVDLHGSKQAYSYSEEKETEMEGIVRLRGRVAGELETVPASNRHKAGYTPDRSPL; this is translated from the exons ATGTCCGAGGATGTTACTCCGCAGGTCTTTGAGAGAATGCGGAACATCGCCGTGAACCTCCTCCAGGATCTGACCATCTCAGAAAGCAACTGCCCCACCGGGGCCCGCGTGGCTGTTGTCTCCTACAGCTCCACCACAAAGTATCTCATTCGCTTCTCGGACTACCACAGGAAAAAACAACTGATCGAAGCTATAAACAAGATACCACCCATGAGAACAACCAGCCGCCGCAACATCGGGGCGGCTATGAGATTCGTAGCCAGGAACGTGTTCAAGCGAGTCCGCCAGGGTGTGCTCATGAGGAAGGTGGCCATCTTCATCAGCAATGGAGCATCGCAGGAGGCCACTCCTATTGTGACAGCAGCACTGGAGTTCAAGGCTCTGGACATCACCCCCGTGGTCATCGCCTTCAGGAACGTGCCCAACGTCAGACGGGCTTTCGAG GCCGATGAAAGTGGGAGTTTCATGGTGTCTGTGTTGGAAGAAGCACAGGATCAGAGCCCGGAGCTCTACAGAGTTCGGCAGTGTGCGCTGTGCTACG ATCCATGCAGTCCCTCAGTGGTATGCCAAAGCTTCAAATCTATTCCCATTCCTCTGCGCATGGACTTGGACCTGGCTCTGGTAGTGGACAGCTCCCGGAACGTGCCGACGGATCAGTATGATGGTGTCAAGGAGCTTCTGAGCTCCATTCTGGACCAGCTCGACGTTAGCAGCCAGCCAGGGACCTCCGACAGGGGAGCCAGGGTGGCTCTGGtgcagcacagcacactgaacTACCCCCCACGGCGAGGAGAAGAGCCTGTCAAGATCGAGTTTGACCTCCTGCGGTATAGAAACAGGGACTTAATGAAAAGGCACATTCACAAGAACATGCGGCAGACCGGTGGCTTGTCCTGTACTGAGCATGCTGTGGAGTGGGTGATCCACAATATCATGCTCAAGTCCTCCAGGCCCAGACCAACGAAGGTCATTTTTACAGTTATCGGAGAAGAGACAAACGTGTGGGACCAAGCCAAGCTGGATCACATTGCCCTGCTAGCTCAGTGTGAGGGCGTGACTTTGTTCACCCTTTCACTGGGGCGTCAATCCAATGTCACAGCAGTGGAAAAACTGGCGAGCGTCCCACTGGAACAGCATCTGCTGTGTCTGGGTGAAGCGAAGCATGGTGGGATAGAATACGCTCAAAGGTTTACTCAAGGCTTCATTCGCATTCTAAACA GTGGAATCAACACATATCCTCCACCTGATGttcaaagaaaatgtgaaagtcTCCAGAAATGGTTTCACTCTAAAGGTATCCCTGGAGAATATTTGGAAGGAG GATCTGGTGGAAGAGATTTACACGGACTATACCATCACCTCGACGAAGAAACCGGGGAGCAAGAACAGTACGTTACAGAGTTTGTAGACCTTCATGGAAGCAAACAGGCATACAGCTACAGTGAGGAAAAGGAGACGGAGATGGAGGGAATTGTCAGACTTCGCGGGAG ggtcgcaggggaacTGGAGACTGTCCCAgcgagcaacaggcacaaggcaggatacacccccgACAGGAGCCCATTGtag
- the LOC138216043 gene encoding collagen alpha-6(VI) chain-like isoform X2: MSEDVTPQVFERMRNIAVNLLQDLTISESNCPTGARVAVVSYSSTTKYLIRFSDYHRKKQLIEAINKIPPMRTTSRRNIGAAMRFVARNVFKRVRQGVLMRKVAIFISNGASQEATPIVTAALEFKALDITPVVIAFRNVPNVRRAFEADESGSFMVSVLEEAQDQSPELYRVRQCALCYDPCSPSVVCQSFKSIPIPLRMDLDLALVVDSSRNVPTDQYDGVKELLSSILDQLDVSSQPGTSDRGARVALVQHSTLNYPPRRGEEPVKIEFDLLRYRNRDLMKRHIHKNMRQTGGLSCTEHAVEWVIHNIMLKSSRPRPTKVIFTVIGEETNVWDQAKLDHIALLAQCEGVTLFTLSLGRQSNVTAVEKLASVPLEQHLLCLGEAKHGGIEYAQRFTQGFIRILNSGINTYPPPDVQRKCESLQKWFHSKGIPGEYLEGVAHT, encoded by the exons ATGTCCGAGGATGTTACTCCGCAGGTCTTTGAGAGAATGCGGAACATCGCCGTGAACCTCCTCCAGGATCTGACCATCTCAGAAAGCAACTGCCCCACCGGGGCCCGCGTGGCTGTTGTCTCCTACAGCTCCACCACAAAGTATCTCATTCGCTTCTCGGACTACCACAGGAAAAAACAACTGATCGAAGCTATAAACAAGATACCACCCATGAGAACAACCAGCCGCCGCAACATCGGGGCGGCTATGAGATTCGTAGCCAGGAACGTGTTCAAGCGAGTCCGCCAGGGTGTGCTCATGAGGAAGGTGGCCATCTTCATCAGCAATGGAGCATCGCAGGAGGCCACTCCTATTGTGACAGCAGCACTGGAGTTCAAGGCTCTGGACATCACCCCCGTGGTCATCGCCTTCAGGAACGTGCCCAACGTCAGACGGGCTTTCGAG GCCGATGAAAGTGGGAGTTTCATGGTGTCTGTGTTGGAAGAAGCACAGGATCAGAGCCCGGAGCTCTACAGAGTTCGGCAGTGTGCGCTGTGCTACG ATCCATGCAGTCCCTCAGTGGTATGCCAAAGCTTCAAATCTATTCCCATTCCTCTGCGCATGGACTTGGACCTGGCTCTGGTAGTGGACAGCTCCCGGAACGTGCCGACGGATCAGTATGATGGTGTCAAGGAGCTTCTGAGCTCCATTCTGGACCAGCTCGACGTTAGCAGCCAGCCAGGGACCTCCGACAGGGGAGCCAGGGTGGCTCTGGtgcagcacagcacactgaacTACCCCCCACGGCGAGGAGAAGAGCCTGTCAAGATCGAGTTTGACCTCCTGCGGTATAGAAACAGGGACTTAATGAAAAGGCACATTCACAAGAACATGCGGCAGACCGGTGGCTTGTCCTGTACTGAGCATGCTGTGGAGTGGGTGATCCACAATATCATGCTCAAGTCCTCCAGGCCCAGACCAACGAAGGTCATTTTTACAGTTATCGGAGAAGAGACAAACGTGTGGGACCAAGCCAAGCTGGATCACATTGCCCTGCTAGCTCAGTGTGAGGGCGTGACTTTGTTCACCCTTTCACTGGGGCGTCAATCCAATGTCACAGCAGTGGAAAAACTGGCGAGCGTCCCACTGGAACAGCATCTGCTGTGTCTGGGTGAAGCGAAGCATGGTGGGATAGAATACGCTCAAAGGTTTACTCAAGGCTTCATTCGCATTCTAAACA GTGGAATCAACACATATCCTCCACCTGATGttcaaagaaaatgtgaaagtcTCCAGAAATGGTTTCACTCTAAAGGTATCCCTGGAGAATATTTGGAAGGAG TTGCACATACTTGA